In Trichoderma atroviride chromosome 2, complete sequence, one DNA window encodes the following:
- a CDS encoding uncharacterized protein (TransMembrane:2 (i87-106o112-131i)) — translation MDHGRDPCPWVILNDFGGAFAMGAIGGTIWHGIKGFRNSPYGERRIGAITAVKMRAPVLGGNFGVWGGLFSTFDCTVKGIRKKEDPYNAIIAGFFTGGSLAFRGGVKAARNNAIGCAVLLAVIEGVGIAFGKMMAGSTKLEMPQPPPNSEVQAL, via the exons ATGGATCACGGACGCGACCCCTGCCCTTGGGTCATTCTCAATGACTTTGGCGGTGCCTTTGCCATGGGT GCCATCGGTGGAACCATCTGGCACGGCATCAAGGGTTTCCGAAACTCTCCCTACGGCGAGCGTCGAATCGGTGCCATCACCGCCGTCAAGATGCGAGCGCCTGTCTTGGGCGGTAACTTCGGTGTCTGGGGTGGTCTCTTCTCAACTTTTGACTGCACCGTCAAGGGCATccgcaagaaggaggatCCTTACAACGCCATCAT TGCGGGTTTCTTCACCGGTGGTTCCCTTGCCTTCCGTGGTGGTGTCAAGGCTGCCCGAAACAACGCCATTGGCTGCGCCGTTCTGCTGGCCGTCATTGAGGGTGTCGGTATCGCCTTCGGAAAGATGATGGCCGGATCAAccaagctggagatgccCCAGCCGCCCCCGAACTCGGAAGTCCAGGCTTTGTAA
- a CDS encoding uncharacterized protein (EggNog:ENOG41~TransMembrane:1 (o63-84i)) translates to MRINSIPQKQHLVQSLVFQFHSSAQVSKPSFYYPDTNTNYQHTHNKTAKMVAQPAKMPPMNPVVARVMPVVMTVGIVSAVAMNIRWQLKTHAATQDRFFAQYKNPQSEAARKKVFEGAKEDPRKSWFNVLGW, encoded by the exons ATgcgcatcaacagcatcccaCAAAAGCAACATCTTGTCCAGTCTTTAGTGTTTCAATTCCACAGCTCGGCTCAAGTCTCCAAGCCATCCTTCTACTATCCAGACACAAATACCAATTATCAACATACACACAACAAAACAGCCAAAATGGTCGCTCAACCAGCAAAGATGCCCCCCATGAACCCAGTCGTCGCCAGGGTTATGCCCGTTGTCATGACCGTCGGCATTG TCTCCGCCGTCGCAATGAACATCCGCTGGCAACTCAAGACACATGCCGCAACCCAAGACCGCTTCTTCGCCCAATATAAGAATCCCCAGAGCGAAGCCGCCCGCAAAAAGGTGTTTGAAGGTGCCAAAGAGGACCCCCGAAAGAGCTGGTTCAACGTCCTGGGCTGGTGA
- a CDS encoding uncharacterized protein (TransMembrane:2 (i49-77o83-103i)), with product MELPHPFRHQSGGADVVVQNGAQLVVVAEGASVRTGGSVLRACTKIINIAIAIIIFVVAIVTAVAPTVVVIFVVAVVGVGVGVGVGLVVAIIPHFLSFAFSLLRTPGAGRTMTAGGRSIEQRRTPSSLRVDNGSRAGGGSGAESRT from the coding sequence ATGGAACTACCACACCCCTTTCGCCACCAGAGCGGCGGAGCTGATGTAGTCGTACAGAATGGTGCTCAGCTCGTAGTGGTAGCAGAGGGAGCTTCCGTCCGAACTGGTGGTTCCGTGCTGCGGGCTTGTACAAAAATCATCAacatcgccattgccatcatcatcttcgtcgtcgccattgttactgctgttgctcctaCCGTCGTTGTTatttttgttgttgctgttgttggtgttggtgttggtgttggtgttggtcTTGTTGTTGCTATTATCCCCCACTTTCTTTCCTTCGCCTTCTCCCTCCTTAGGACTCCGGGGGCCGGCAGAACCATGACAGCCGGAGGTCGTTCTATAGAACAAAGGAGAACACCATCATCGCTGAGGGTGGACAACGGGAGCCGAGCCGGTGGTGGGTCCGGAGCTGAAAGCAGGACTTGA
- a CDS encoding uncharacterized protein (SECRETED:SignalP(1-21)), translated as MAIIIFVFIIIFFVVVVDVGAGAGAGAGAGVLDSKSSEDCIRARRSPLCYDNTLFTSSQGKRNIVS; from the coding sequence atggccatcatcatcttcgtcttcatcatcatcttcttcgtcgtcgtcgtcgacgttggtgctggtgctggtgctggtgctggtgctggtgttTTGGATTCAAAGAGCTCTGAAGATTGTATACGTGCCCGAAGATCGCCTTTATGTTATGACAATACGTTGTTTACTTCCTCTCAAGGCAAGAGAAACATTGTCTCGTAA
- a CDS encoding uncharacterized protein (EggNog:ENOG41) gives MLSQTMNQVTSHMKETEYERESAPLAVDAENEQPDTLHLPAAANTLDYSLQTTIHQNPTLMQPSLRTPPTLHLQSDETPPLDSTSPIANHQSMYNGGTILRINGSLKEMTARWTEEEWINNRRIVKFEKFQDGEILNVDFKAVPVNEIPANSICISCIWWDTFSDCYLTHFDAMYLLEQLMGAPGRFSVERKNRLRRNLEGFHPVTISKTNPHNSGLFKTVMAFGYPRPRDIEGDFRVLPWNCLEPMLRKMIGKYKFIPFGIYNDIFRRERGQHADDTPVAFSKLPEILVDRPGISLPWLRYCVQHCEGFGCG, from the coding sequence ATGCTTTCTCAGACCATGAATCAAGTCACTTCGCACATGAAAGAAACTGAATATGAGCGCGAGTCTGCTCCGCTGGCCGTGGACGCTGAAAACGAACAACCGGATACATTGCATTTACCGGCTGCAGCAAATACCCTGGATTATTCGCTGCAGACAACGATTCACCAAAATCCGACATTGATGCAGCCTAGCTTGCGGACGCCGCCGACTTTGCACTTGCAAAGCGACGAGACACCACCACTAGACTCGACATCTCCCATCGCCAATCATCAATCCATGTATAATGGCGGGACAATCTTGAGGATTAACGGCAGTCTCAAAGAAATGACGGCACGGTGGACTGAAGAAGAGTGGATCAATAATCGTCGAATAGTCAAGTTCGAAAAAtttcaagatggagagatcTTGAATGTCGACTTTAAAGCAGTTCCAGTAAATGAGATTCCAGCCAATAGCATCTGTATCTCATGCATTTGGTGGGATACATTCTCCGACTGCTACCTTACACACTTTGATGCCATGTACCTACTTGAACAGCTTATGGGGGCACCTGGCCGCTTTTCTGTCGAGAGGAAGAACCGCCTCCGCCGCAATCTCGAGGGTTTTCATCCTGTAACAATTTCAAAGACGAATCCTCACAATTCAGGACTTTTCAAAACTGTCATGGCCTTTGGCTATCCCAGACCCAGGGACATAGAAGGGGATTTTAGAGTGCTCCCCTGGAATTGTCTCGAACCAATGCTCAGAAAGATGATTGGAAAGTATAAATTCATTCCGTTTGGAATATACAATGATATCTTTCGGCGAGAAAGGGGACAACATGCCGATGATACTCCAGTCGCTTTTTCCAAATTGCCAGAGATTCTTGTTGATAGGCCTGGGATCTCTTTACCATGGTTGAGATACTGTGTTCAACATTGCGAAGGATTTGGAtgtggatga
- a CDS encoding uncharacterized protein (MEROPS:MER0003338) produces MVSRGFKKRGVGVMGLRRVRNPILLARKMLEHGEQDLAASSHASSSLLLDVDVPSAQGHTQLHGETAEKLAEQYGLEIVESGYFFTQQRWDEHVRALEREKRGLGLGTWHAEEHLPQGTCGAVALDAEGVICAATSTGGMTNKLTGRIGDTPVVGAGFWAEEWEDEGQESSTWEKLTSQVKRAQPGISFAGPLKGLLADCFPTPWMYSPVNLDQETQRLSLTNSTTSTRSIGVSGTGNGDSFLRINAVRTVAAIARYKPLAGNKALSQVVGLGGELQKSAGDRWTRTGEGEGGMIGIECTLVRDEDGNAVGVRSELLMDYNCGGMWRAWVDDEGKAVMSAWSNGSADEL; encoded by the coding sequence ATGGTCTCGCGGGGCTTCAAGAAGCGCGGCGTCGGCGTCATGGGCCTGCGGCGCGTGCGCAACCCGATCCTGCTGGCGCGCAAGATGCTCGAGCACGGCGAACAAGATCTCGCAGCGTCGTCAcacgcctcttcttctcttttgctggATGTAGATGTGCCCTCTGCGCAGGGGCACACGCAGCTTCATGGCGAGACGGCGGAGAAGCTTGCTGAGCAGTATGGCCTGGAGATTGTGGAATCGGGCTACTTTTTCACGCAGCAGCGCTGGGACGAGCATGTTCGTgcgctggagagggagaagcgCGGGCTTGGCTTGGGGACGTGGCATGCGGAGGAGCATCTCCCGCAGGGGACTTGCGGAGCTGTTGCGTTGGATGCGGAGGGCGTCATCTGCGCGGCCACGAGCACCGGTGGCATGACGAACAAGCTCACTGGGCGTATTGGCGATACTCCCGTCGTCGGGGCCGGATTCTGGGCTGAAGAGTGGGAGGATGAAGGTCAAGAGTCGTCAACGTGGGAGAAGCTCACAAGTCAAGTGAAGAGAGCGCAGCCGGGGATCAGTTTCGCTGGCCCGTTGAAGGGTTTGCTGGCAGATTGCTTTCCCACCCCATGGATGTACTCACCCGTCAACTTGGACCAAGAGACTCAACGTCTCAGCCTAACAAACTCCACAACTTCGACTCGGTCCATTGGTGTTTCGGGGACAGGCAACGGCGACTCCTTCCTACGCATCAACGCTGTGCGTAccgtcgccgccatcgcgAGATACAAGCCTTTGGCTGGCAACAAGGCGTTGTCCCAAGTGGTCGGTCTAGGAGgcgagctgcagaagagTGCGGGCGATCGCTGGACGCGCACGGGCGAAGGAGAGGGCGGTATGATTGGCATCGAGTGCACGCTGGTGCGAGACGAAGATGGGAATGCGGTGGGCGTTCGGTCGGAACTGCTGATGGATTATAACTGCGGCGGAATGTGGAGGGCGtgggttgatgatgagggcaAGGCGGTGATGAGCGCTTGGTCGAATGGGTCTGCGGATGAGCTGTGA
- a CDS encoding uncharacterized protein (EggNog:ENOG41), with translation MPLKIAPATEADMVRSSEIEKRAYGPSESNAVFFPGEGMKTEDRIAIMIARKNEEPAFQMMKVVDTDLEAKGEDGIIACTLWFIWSGDLRPSKPKRTWGPGTNVEACDAFFGEMDRRWWARFEGKPHVYLKLLHTDPDHQRRGAGSKCLEWGTAEADRLGLVSYLESSEEGRPLYEKFGFKEVDRIVVDLSKWGASAQAKAYQMVREPVSN, from the exons ATGCCTCTCAAAATCGCCCCGGCTACAGAGGCCGACATGGTTCGCTCCAGCGAAATTGAAAAGCGTGCCTATGGCCCCAGCGAGTCCAATGCCGTTTTCTTCCCCGGAGAGGGAATGAAGACTGAGGACCGTATTGCCATTATGATTGCGAGAAAAAACGAAGAGCCAGCTTTCCAAATGATGAAGGTTGTCGATACAGACCTGGAGGCAAAGGGCGAAGATGGCATTATTGCATGCACTCTATGGTTCATTTGGTCTGGGGACCTCAGGCCAAGCAAGCCTAAGCGCACCTGGGGACCTGGAACAAATGTAGAGGCGTGCGATGCCTTCTTTGGGGAGATGGACCGAAGATGGTGGGCCAGATTTGAAGGCAAGCCGCATGTTT ATCTCAAACTCCTTCACACCGACCCTGACCACCAGAGACGAGGCGCCGGGAGCAAATGCCTAGAGTGGGGAACTGCAGAGGCTGATAGGCTGGGGCTCGTGTCATATCTTGAGTCCTCTGAAGAAGGGCGACCATTGTATGAGAAATTTGGCTTCAAAGAGGTGGATAGAATTGTCGTGGATCTGTCGAAATGGGGCGCCTCTGCCCAGGCCAAAGCTTATCAGATGGTCCGCGAGCCGGTCTCGAATTAA
- a CDS encoding uncharacterized protein (SECRETED:SignalP(1-23)), translating to MLRWNLQWLQCVASGFASVTSSASSVPGAFRTSPSRVCQQLPETLIGRCRCEPPFSGLELNSNTPGCMSWGLEGIPNRDLATIATVQQSEIQGSSPRLFLVVSSTKAGNRVGGDFSAASAASSRAAHRLPHLNARPPPAESHADQTLPEGLGDAQPAPGVINIPPANRRLMNATIPEQLILMPIRDNGQLLAESLRTALGGHRTGY from the coding sequence ATGCTGCGGTGGAACCTTCAGTGGCTTCAGTGCGTGGCTTCAGGCTTCGCCAGTGTGACCTCCAGTGCGAGTTCCGTGCCGGGCGCCTTTCGCACCAGCCCTAGCCGCGTTTGTCAGCAGCTGCCGGAGACGCTGATTGGCCGGTGCCGCTGCGAACCCCCATTTAGCGGCCTTGAACTAAACTCCAACACGCCGGGCTGCATGTCGTGGGGGCTGGAGGGCATCCCAAACAGGGACTTGGCCACCATTGCTACAGTGCAGCAATCCGAGATTCAAGGCTCCAGTCCCCGTCTCTTCCTTGTCGTTTCTAGCACCAAAGCAGGCAATCGGGTTGGTGGAGATTTTTCCGCCGcttccgccgcctccagcaggGCCGCTCACCGCTTGCCGCATCTCAACGCTCGGCCACCGCCAGCCGAGAGCCACGCAGACCAGACGCTTCCAGAAGGGCTTGGAGATGCTCAACCAGCTCCCGGCGTGATTAATATTCCACCAGCAAATAGACGCCTAATGAACGCTACGATTCCCGAGCAGCTAATATTGATGCCTATCCGGGACAATGggcagctgctggccgaATCCCTCAGGACTGCGTTAGGAGGGCATCGCACCGGCTATTAG